The Crocinitomicaceae bacterium genome includes a region encoding these proteins:
- a CDS encoding T9SS type A sorting domain-containing protein, with the protein MNKLLLLSACVLFVYHADAQITIDQSDFPGADDTALVSVSDDTSLDLTQTGTDFTWDYSTLHIMSQRIDTFFNLSDASALYQLQFNNFILQPDYASDYYYDLIGFELAGAEDVGIAISDPVGFVKITSSVVQNVGLGLNLNGYEVPMASDTIDTEYELPMSYGDAWTSDSYIYVDLNPAFNGIFQRYQYRTSEVDGWGTITTRFGTFDAIRVRSELMYDDSAYVDFGFGGTWLELPTPDEVHYTWWSEGNKIPVMKVVAQIVGGNEVITRVEFKDQERNLASIEESESFAGEIYPNPANGNVTVVVEPGVQQIEVYSVSGQIMLTEQVNSNQIQLNVADWTTGVYVIKLYSADGISATKLIVE; encoded by the coding sequence ATGAATAAACTTTTACTTTTATCTGCATGTGTACTTTTTGTCTATCATGCCGATGCACAAATTACAATTGATCAGTCAGATTTTCCGGGTGCAGATGACACTGCGCTTGTGAGTGTTTCAGATGATACATCACTTGATTTAACACAAACCGGAACTGATTTCACCTGGGATTACAGCACGCTACACATCATGTCACAGCGTATTGATACTTTTTTCAATTTATCAGATGCAAGCGCCTTGTATCAGTTGCAGTTTAATAATTTCATTTTGCAACCTGATTATGCTTCAGATTATTATTATGATTTAATTGGATTTGAATTGGCCGGTGCTGAAGATGTAGGTATTGCTATTTCTGATCCGGTTGGATTCGTAAAAATTACCAGTTCAGTTGTTCAGAATGTAGGTTTGGGTCTCAATCTAAACGGATATGAAGTTCCTATGGCTTCTGATACTATTGACACAGAATATGAATTACCTATGTCTTATGGTGATGCTTGGACATCTGACTCATACATTTATGTTGATTTGAATCCGGCTTTCAATGGAATTTTTCAACGGTACCAATATCGCACATCTGAAGTTGACGGATGGGGAACAATCACTACCCGTTTTGGAACATTTGATGCTATCAGAGTGAGATCAGAATTGATGTATGATGATTCAGCTTACGTTGATTTTGGATTTGGTGGAACATGGCTTGAGTTGCCAACTCCTGATGAGGTTCATTACACTTGGTGGTCTGAAGGAAATAAAATTCCGGTGATGAAAGTAGTTGCACAAATAGTTGGTGGCAATGAGGTAATCACACGTGTTGAATTTAAAGATCAAGAGAGAAATCTTGCAAGCATTGAAGAGTCTGAATCTTTTGCCGGAGAAATTTATCCAAACCCGGCAAATGGAAATGTAACCGTTGTTGTTGAACCAGGTGTGCAGCAGATTGAAGTTTATTCTGTTTCAGGACAAATCATGTTGACTGAACAAGTAAATTCAAATCAAATTCAGTTAAATGTGGCTGATTGGACAACCGGTGTATACGTAATTAAATTATATAGTGCTGACGGAATTTCTGCAACAAAACTCATTGTTGAATAA